The genomic stretch CGGTCCTGCGCGGCGTCATCGACGGCACTCACCCGCACCGTACGGGCCGTGCCGCGTCCCTCGGCCGTCCCGCCGCCGGCAAGACCGGCACGACGACGGGGCCGAGCGCGGCGTGGTTCGACGGCTACACGCCCGACTTCGCGGCGGCCGTCTGGATGGGCCACCCGACCGCTCCCGCGTTCAACCCGCTGCGCAACGTGCACGGCGTCGGCACGGTGTACGGGGGCGGGTTCCCCGCGCAGATGTGGCGGGAGATCATGCTCGCCGCCCACGACGGCCTGCCCGTACGAGACTTCCCCGACCCGCCCGCGACGGCGTTGTTCGGCAAGCAGGTGGCCGTGCCGGACCTCCGCGGGATGACGCCGGAGGAGGCGGAGGAGGCGCTCCGCGGGCTCGGGCTGACGCTGGTCGTCAACCGCGGCTCCGTCAACGCCGCCCCGATCCCGGCGGGTGCCATCGGGTCGCAGCGGCCGTCCCCCGGGACGAACGTCGCCAAGGGCTCCGTCGTCACCGTCTACCTGTCGAACGGCCGCTACCCGCCGGTCCAGCCGTCCCCGACGCCCACGAAGACGGCGCCGCTCACGCCGTTGCCGAGCTCGTCCACGCCTCCGCCGCCTCCGCCGAGCTGCAACGGCAACCCCAAGAAGTGCCAGACGCCCTCGCCGACCCCGACTCCCACGCCGTCGCCGAGCGGCGGTACGGGCGGCGAACAGGGCGGCGGCTAGCCGGACACCCGCCCGCCGCCGTCGCGGCCGGGCATGTCTCGTTCTCTGAAGATCGCCACGCTCGAGACCGGCGGGTGGACTGCAAGGGTCGGGCAGGCGAGGGGGCTCAGGAGCTCAGCGCCTTCTTGACGGCGGCGGCGACGCGGCCGCCCTCGGCGCGGCCCGCGACCTGCGGCGTCACGAGCTTCATGACGAGCCCCATCTGCTGCGGCGACGTCGCGCCGGTCTCCGCGATCGCCGTCGCGACGAGCGCGGTGAGGTCCTCGTCGGACAGCTGCGCGGGCAGGTACTCCTCGACGATCGCGCCCTCGGCCCGCTCGCGCTCCGCGAGCTCCGTACGGCCGCCGTCGCTGAACGCCTCCGCCGCCTCGCGCCGCTTCTTCCCCTCGCGGGCCAGCACCTTGAGCACCTCGTCGTCGTCCAGCTCGCGGGCCGCGCCGCCGGAGACCTCTTCGTTCTTGATCGCGGTCAGGACCATCCGCAACG from Frankiaceae bacterium encodes the following:
- a CDS encoding GatB/YqeY domain-containing protein, with translation MSDLKDRLQNDLTTAMKARDELRTATLRMVLTAIKNEEVSGGAARELDDDEVLKVLAREGKKRREAAEAFSDGGRTELAERERAEGAIVEEYLPAQLSDEDLTALVATAIAETGATSPQQMGLVMKLVTPQVAGRAEGGRVAAAVKKALSS